A part of Paenibacillus sp. sptzw28 genomic DNA contains:
- a CDS encoding RluA family pseudouridine synthase, translating into MSDAAYYKPLILEVAAEDDGKTVRTVLERRLGVSRKLLSRLKLTEHGITLNGRRVYTNERVRQGDSLALRMEQEQSDDILPEPMPLDIVYEDPELLIVNKPPGIVVHPTHGHYTGTLANGVVHHWRERGEIVRFRPIHRLDEETSGLVAIAKNPYVHQQLSEQMQSGEVDKRYRAYVYGRPAAASGTVDAPIDRNPEAPHIRIVMPEGYPSVTHYETEAIYGDGAAAKVKLKLETGRTHQIRVHMKYIGCPLIGDKLYGYAAEEGAAEGGSAELEAAVRRQALHAATLGFTHPITRKYIEFEADLPQDLRRLEATLREL; encoded by the coding sequence ACTCGAAGTGGCAGCGGAGGATGACGGCAAGACGGTGCGAACAGTGCTGGAACGGCGGCTTGGCGTATCCCGCAAGCTGCTGTCGCGGCTGAAGCTGACCGAGCATGGGATCACCTTGAACGGCAGAAGGGTCTATACGAACGAACGGGTTCGCCAGGGCGATAGTTTGGCGCTGCGCATGGAACAGGAGCAGTCGGATGACATACTGCCGGAACCGATGCCTCTCGATATTGTATACGAGGACCCCGAATTGTTGATCGTGAACAAGCCGCCGGGTATAGTCGTACACCCGACCCATGGTCATTACACCGGCACCCTCGCGAACGGGGTTGTACACCATTGGCGTGAGCGGGGGGAAATCGTGCGTTTCCGCCCGATACACAGGCTCGACGAGGAAACGTCAGGACTTGTGGCGATTGCCAAGAATCCTTATGTTCATCAACAGCTGTCGGAACAGATGCAGTCCGGCGAAGTGGATAAACGTTACCGCGCTTATGTTTATGGCCGGCCGGCCGCTGCTTCCGGGACGGTCGATGCGCCTATCGACCGCAATCCGGAGGCACCGCATATCCGGATCGTAATGCCGGAAGGTTATCCCTCGGTCACGCACTATGAGACGGAAGCCATTTATGGAGACGGAGCAGCCGCCAAGGTCAAGCTGAAGCTGGAGACCGGAAGAACCCATCAGATTCGCGTACATATGAAGTACATCGGCTGCCCGTTAATCGGGGATAAGCTGTACGGCTATGCCGCGGAAGAAGGAGCTGCCGAAGGGGGCTCCGCAGAGCTGGAAGCTGCAGTCCGGCGCCAGGCGCTCCATGCGGCCACGCTGGGCTTTACGCATCCTATAACACGCAAATACATCGAATTTGAAGCCGACCTCCCGCAGGATCTGCGGCGGTTGGAAGCAACGCTTCGGGAGCTATGA
- a CDS encoding arsenate reductase family protein, with protein sequence MKKLTIFEYPKCGTCRSANKVLKGKGYELESLNVFETAPSADTLEGIIKLSGLEVKKFFNTSGEAYKEMNLKDKLPGMSEREKIELLASNGRLIKRPVVTDGSKVTVGFKEDEFSRVWGG encoded by the coding sequence ATGAAAAAGCTGACGATATTTGAATATCCGAAATGCGGAACCTGCCGCAGCGCCAATAAAGTGCTTAAGGGGAAAGGCTACGAGCTGGAATCGCTTAACGTCTTCGAGACGGCTCCTTCAGCAGATACACTGGAAGGCATTATCAAGCTGAGCGGCCTTGAAGTGAAAAAGTTTTTCAACACTTCGGGAGAAGCATATAAGGAAATGAACCTGAAGGACAAGCTGCCGGGAATGTCCGAGCGGGAGAAAATCGAGCTTCTCGCTTCAAACGGAAGACTGATTAAGAGACCGGTCGTGACTGACGGCTCAAAAGTAACGGTCGGCTTCAAAGAGGATGAATTCAGCCGTGTTTGGGGCGGTTGA
- a CDS encoding aminotransferase class I/II-fold pyridoxal phosphate-dependent enzyme, producing the protein MTKKIWRADRLSRLGSSIFAEVAEWKKEARALGHDVIDLSIGSPDLPPSEPVRQALSEAVLREDAYAYPSSKGSAAFMKQAAEWLSFRFGIVVDPESEMLPLMGSQDGLGHLALSLCNPGDIALVPDPGYPVYAAGLALAGVEPYPMPLREENGFLPDFEAIPDDVWRKAKFMLLNYPSNPVSAVADLAFFTKAVTIAKQHGVLVVHDLAYSEMAFDGYRPPSILQVEGAKEAAVEFHSLSKSFNMAGCRIGFLAGSREAVGALRELKANIDYGVFLPVQEAAITALRQDMAGMTESAGVLYEKRRDAFLKALGEEGWQAAKPKATMFVWAQLPTMCWSLPVTWDSRRISREMLSRAGVAVIPGDAFGTEGEGYVRIALVESEERLIEAARRIGRFIRGE; encoded by the coding sequence GTGACGAAGAAAATATGGCGGGCCGACCGGCTCTCCAGGCTGGGCTCGTCGATATTTGCCGAGGTGGCGGAGTGGAAGAAAGAAGCCCGTGCTTTGGGCCATGACGTTATCGACCTGAGTATCGGCAGTCCTGACCTGCCTCCTTCGGAGCCGGTTCGGCAAGCATTGAGTGAAGCGGTGCTGCGCGAGGATGCTTATGCCTACCCTTCTTCGAAAGGCAGTGCTGCCTTTATGAAGCAGGCCGCAGAGTGGCTATCCTTCCGCTTCGGTATTGTAGTTGATCCAGAGAGCGAGATGCTGCCGCTAATGGGCTCGCAGGACGGCTTGGGCCATTTGGCACTCTCCTTATGTAATCCAGGGGATATTGCTTTAGTCCCGGATCCCGGTTATCCCGTATATGCTGCGGGACTGGCTTTAGCCGGCGTAGAGCCTTATCCGATGCCGCTCCGTGAGGAGAACGGATTTCTGCCGGATTTTGAAGCGATCCCGGATGATGTCTGGCGAAAAGCGAAATTTATGCTGCTCAATTATCCGAGCAATCCGGTATCTGCAGTGGCGGACCTCGCCTTTTTTACCAAAGCCGTTACGATCGCAAAGCAGCATGGCGTATTGGTTGTGCATGATTTGGCTTATTCGGAAATGGCCTTTGATGGCTACCGGCCGCCGAGCATTTTGCAGGTGGAGGGGGCCAAGGAGGCGGCAGTGGAGTTTCATTCGTTGTCCAAGAGCTTCAATATGGCCGGCTGCCGAATCGGTTTTCTCGCGGGCAGCAGAGAAGCCGTCGGAGCGCTTAGGGAGCTCAAGGCAAACATCGACTACGGTGTTTTTCTTCCGGTTCAGGAAGCCGCTATCACTGCGCTCCGGCAGGATATGGCCGGGATGACTGAATCCGCAGGAGTGCTTTATGAAAAGCGGAGGGATGCTTTTCTGAAAGCATTGGGTGAAGAAGGCTGGCAGGCAGCCAAACCGAAGGCGACGATGTTCGTATGGGCGCAGCTGCCCACCATGTGTTGGAGCTTGCCCGTAACATGGGACTCTCGTCGCATTTCCCGGGAAATGCTTAGCCGAGCGGGAGTGGCTGTCATTCCCGGTGATGCTTTTGGAACCGAAGGTGAAGGTTACGTCCGCATCGCGCTGGTCGAGAGTGAGGAGCGTTTAATCGAAGCGGCGAGGCGAATCGGCCGGTTTATCCGGGGAGAGTAG
- a CDS encoding 5'-3' exonuclease H3TH domain-containing protein: MEKVEQEGNRLLLVDGMALLFRAFFANSYGGTVRRTSAGVPVNAVYGFVKYFMDAVQRFEPTHVVCCWDMGSKTFRTSQYDGYKANRPDAPDDLIPQFDLVKEVVESFGVPNVGIVGFEADDCIGTLAKRHSRDAQVYVLSGDHDLLQLVDDRITVVIMKKGQGNYAVYTPEFLLEERQLTPEQIICVKGLMGDTSDNYPGVRGIGEKTAHKLVQEYGSVDGILANLESLSKTIRAKIEADLDMLHLSRDLARIRCDVPVELEFNGCGWAVNRAQVVNKFEELEFRSLMALIS; the protein is encoded by the coding sequence ATGGAAAAGGTGGAGCAAGAAGGGAACAGACTGCTGCTTGTCGATGGAATGGCGCTGCTTTTTCGGGCGTTTTTCGCCAACTCCTATGGCGGGACTGTAAGGCGTACGAGCGCCGGTGTGCCCGTAAATGCCGTATACGGCTTCGTTAAATATTTTATGGATGCGGTGCAAAGGTTTGAGCCGACGCACGTCGTCTGCTGCTGGGATATGGGAAGCAAGACGTTTCGGACGTCACAATATGACGGCTATAAAGCGAACAGGCCGGACGCTCCGGACGATCTGATTCCCCAGTTCGATCTTGTGAAGGAAGTAGTCGAAAGCTTCGGAGTTCCGAACGTCGGGATCGTCGGATTTGAAGCGGACGACTGCATTGGAACGCTTGCGAAGCGTCACAGCCGGGACGCACAGGTGTATGTACTGTCGGGAGACCATGACCTGCTTCAACTCGTGGATGACCGCATTACGGTCGTCATTATGAAGAAGGGGCAGGGCAATTATGCAGTATACACGCCGGAATTTTTGCTCGAGGAGCGTCAGCTGACTCCGGAGCAAATTATTTGCGTCAAAGGACTCATGGGAGATACGAGCGACAATTACCCGGGCGTTCGCGGCATCGGCGAGAAAACGGCTCACAAGCTTGTGCAGGAATACGGCTCGGTGGACGGGATTTTGGCCAATTTGGAGAGCCTATCCAAAACAATTCGCGCCAAGATAGAAGCCGATCTTGACATGCTCCATTTGTCCCGCGATCTTGCCCGCATCCGCTGTGACGTGCCGGTAGAATTAGAATTCAATGGCTGCGGTTGGGCCGTTAACCGCGCCCAGGTCGTAAACAAGTTCGAAGAACTCGAATTCCGAAGCTTAATGGCATTAATTAGTTAA
- a CDS encoding fumarylacetoacetate hydrolase family protein, producing the protein MPQSFEQIRNIYCVGRNYALHAKELGNEIPDEPMIFSKPTHSLHPAEGKLLLPGGVGEIHYEIEVVIRIASTYQQGASIEHCIDGIALGIDWTLRDLQTKLKEKRHPWLTAKGFIGSAVVTDFQPFTGIDSFERIEFSLIRNGQIVQAGSPKDMIFSVQQLIDFIGPRLGLGEGDIIFTGTPAGVGAIADGDSLELKLNVKNEGLGQTFGPLLIEMK; encoded by the coding sequence ATGCCGCAATCGTTTGAGCAAATTCGTAATATTTATTGCGTTGGCCGAAATTATGCACTTCATGCCAAGGAGCTGGGTAATGAAATTCCGGATGAGCCTATGATCTTCAGTAAACCTACTCATTCGCTCCATCCTGCGGAGGGTAAGCTGCTGCTGCCCGGAGGAGTTGGGGAAATTCACTATGAAATTGAGGTAGTCATCAGAATCGCCAGCACCTATCAACAGGGTGCGTCGATAGAGCATTGTATTGACGGCATTGCCCTCGGAATCGATTGGACACTAAGGGATCTGCAAACAAAGCTGAAAGAGAAGAGACATCCCTGGTTAACCGCCAAGGGGTTTATCGGGTCCGCCGTGGTCACAGATTTTCAGCCGTTCACAGGCATCGATAGCTTTGAACGTATCGAATTCAGTCTGATTAGGAACGGGCAAATCGTTCAAGCAGGCAGCCCGAAGGATATGATATTTTCGGTTCAGCAGTTGATTGATTTTATCGGTCCGAGGCTGGGACTTGGCGAGGGAGATATTATATTTACCGGCACCCCTGCTGGCGTAGGCGCGATTGCCGATGGTGATTCCCTTGAGCTGAAGCTGAACGTTAAGAACGAAGGTCTTGGACAAACATTCGGACCGCTGTTAATTGAAATGAAATAA
- a CDS encoding NAD(P)/FAD-dependent oxidoreductase — protein MKDGHHRESKYDVIIVGSRVAGSTLAYELSKAGFNVLLLDRSGFPSDTLSTHNFFNNAAVLLREMGVWDRLLETGTPTYKRAYIQFEEAVIDGIFPEVEGEADCLCIRRTHLDHILFEHAKAQEGVAAIEGFRVTDLIWNNETVTGVIGRNSDGVEKQFTSRLVVGADGRNSTVRTLVKSERKMCVPTDFASYVAYFADYQQEGERCVELYKVKDTIAIVFPTSDNLFVVGLMFPLGSKEWIERFKAHPETGFRDLVNAGLSRTPLPQRLQGASLAGSVKGLHGYDNDWYDGMGKGWALVGDALSFKDPAVGQGMHDAIYGSRILTDVLSTSREWQTRWEIMSALYQSTLESKMMSRFGLACQFTKNIPFTADQTAVNSLIGSNADATSAFLGIYNYANEPEDLETTVVRILQGGNG, from the coding sequence ATGAAGGATGGACATCATAGAGAATCCAAATATGACGTCATTATTGTTGGGTCGAGGGTGGCCGGATCGACGCTTGCCTATGAACTCTCGAAGGCAGGCTTTAACGTGCTCCTCCTGGACCGGTCGGGTTTCCCGAGCGATACGCTCTCGACTCATAACTTCTTCAATAATGCGGCTGTGCTTCTTCGGGAGATGGGCGTCTGGGACCGTCTGCTGGAGACCGGAACACCGACATACAAGCGGGCTTATATTCAATTCGAGGAGGCGGTTATTGACGGGATATTTCCGGAAGTCGAAGGTGAAGCGGACTGTTTGTGCATCCGCCGCACACACCTCGACCACATCTTGTTTGAGCATGCGAAAGCACAGGAAGGGGTTGCAGCAATAGAAGGGTTTCGTGTCACCGATTTGATATGGAACAATGAGACGGTGACTGGTGTTATCGGCCGGAATAGTGACGGCGTGGAGAAGCAGTTCACTTCCAGGCTCGTTGTTGGTGCCGACGGCCGCAATTCAACCGTGCGAACCCTTGTCAAAAGCGAACGGAAAATGTGCGTACCGACCGATTTCGCCAGCTATGTCGCTTATTTCGCCGATTATCAGCAAGAGGGTGAGAGATGCGTTGAGCTCTATAAAGTGAAGGATACTATCGCTATCGTGTTTCCGACAAGCGATAACTTGTTCGTCGTCGGACTCATGTTTCCACTCGGCAGTAAGGAATGGATCGAGCGGTTCAAAGCCCATCCGGAAACAGGGTTCCGCGATCTTGTGAATGCCGGACTCTCCCGGACACCGCTGCCGCAAAGACTGCAAGGAGCGAGTCTGGCCGGTTCGGTCAAGGGATTGCATGGTTATGACAACGATTGGTATGACGGCATGGGGAAAGGATGGGCGCTGGTTGGAGACGCCCTCTCCTTCAAGGATCCCGCAGTTGGTCAAGGAATGCACGACGCGATATATGGCAGCCGGATATTGACGGATGTTTTATCCACATCCCGGGAATGGCAAACAAGGTGGGAAATAATGTCGGCCCTTTATCAGTCGACCCTGGAATCCAAAATGATGTCGCGCTTCGGCCTTGCTTGCCAATTTACCAAGAACATTCCGTTCACTGCGGACCAAACTGCCGTTAACAGCCTGATCGGCAGCAATGCCGATGCGACCTCGGCTTTTCTCGGAATCTATAACTACGCGAATGAACCTGAGGATCTGGAGACTACAGTTGTCCGTATTCTGCAAGGAGGAAACGGTTAA
- a CDS encoding DUF3055 domain-containing protein — MLLPDYDFMSDTTEETSTRFVTFISPSVKRFDLAITSTNRFYGKKLVTDLQSGRTAIVGQDDLEEEGYLEHVFKLSEEEAADLNQFLGLVVGTVNFTD, encoded by the coding sequence ATGCTGTTGCCTGATTATGATTTTATGTCCGACACGACCGAGGAAACGTCGACCCGATTCGTTACGTTTATTTCCCCAAGCGTCAAGCGATTTGACCTTGCGATCACGTCTACTAACCGTTTTTACGGAAAGAAGCTTGTAACCGATTTGCAAAGCGGCCGTACCGCCATTGTCGGCCAGGACGATTTGGAGGAAGAAGGCTATTTGGAGCATGTCTTCAAGCTTTCTGAAGAAGAGGCTGCAGACTTGAACCAATTTTTAGGCTTGGTCGTAGGAACGGTGAATTTTACCGACTGA
- a CDS encoding HRDC domain-containing protein, with protein MQVVFLNTFEKMEADGRALQAQLSICEQDGVWSVIWTDSPNGKADRQAVWFEGGSWEEMMAAFRHGVAIQMGGGYSPLLDGMLDDRRTVTGTGSLYSMLQCYGEINANQDLYDALREWRRARAVSDKKSAYLVATNRMLWMISAFIPQQPDELNQIPGWGEAKQASFGEDVLAITRRFERNTSFPLDWVAESLDQQAYTQWLFKQKENKYKTQMDKQQEKRLLLGAIAEGKSLAELQTQLEMPRRDLMERIEKLETEGYDMEPLIERELEQMPESEQLLVWDALLSVGDQYLKPVLYKVYGEDSVQGKPLDLLYDRLRLIRLRYRRTKPEAM; from the coding sequence ATGCAAGTCGTATTTCTAAACACGTTTGAAAAAATGGAAGCGGACGGCCGCGCCCTGCAGGCGCAGCTATCGATCTGCGAGCAGGATGGCGTATGGTCGGTTATATGGACTGATTCCCCAAACGGCAAGGCTGACCGCCAGGCGGTTTGGTTCGAAGGCGGATCCTGGGAGGAGATGATGGCCGCCTTCCGTCATGGCGTCGCCATTCAGATGGGGGGAGGCTACTCCCCGTTGCTTGACGGCATGCTAGACGACCGCCGAACAGTGACCGGGACGGGAAGCTTATACTCGATGCTCCAATGCTATGGAGAAATCAATGCCAATCAGGATTTGTATGACGCGCTTCGCGAGTGGCGCCGGGCGAGAGCCGTGTCCGACAAGAAGTCGGCATACCTCGTTGCCACGAACAGGATGCTTTGGATGATAAGCGCCTTCATTCCGCAGCAGCCCGATGAACTGAATCAAATTCCGGGGTGGGGAGAAGCAAAGCAAGCGTCATTCGGCGAAGATGTACTCGCCATTACGCGCCGCTTCGAGCGTAATACGTCATTTCCTCTTGACTGGGTTGCAGAATCACTGGATCAACAGGCCTATACGCAATGGCTATTCAAGCAAAAGGAAAACAAATATAAAACTCAAATGGACAAGCAGCAGGAGAAACGTCTTCTACTGGGGGCAATTGCGGAAGGTAAATCTCTCGCTGAGCTCCAGACCCAGCTTGAGATGCCTCGCCGTGATTTGATGGAGCGTATTGAGAAGCTCGAGACGGAGGGATATGACATGGAGCCGCTGATTGAACGCGAGCTCGAGCAGATGCCGGAATCGGAGCAGCTGCTCGTCTGGGATGCGCTTCTTAGTGTGGGCGACCAATATTTAAAGCCGGTATTGTACAAAGTATATGGGGAAGATTCAGTTCAAGGAAAACCCCTCGATTTGCTGTATGACCGTTTAAGACTGATCCGTCTGCGCTACCGCCGCACAAAGCCGGAAGCGATGTAA
- a CDS encoding zinc dependent phospholipase C family protein: MPNVWTHFIFGQKVLDSIGEKQLIAAPSLKRMFNMGCQGPDFLFYHRFLPWQKDKTMNRLGSEMHSRHCGPVLMDLLDAVSLHPSDDSKPNPALVYTLGFVLHHILDRNMHPYVFSRSGFRKWDHQRFEVMMDTLIVRKLIGIETWKTEVWREINNEGELPDVIVDAFEQITAVHYPELASYIRREHWRIAMRDMIRAQRLFYDPTGIRRMLTFRKIEPLVYKRDIPPLDILNESARPWLDPTDGIQMKNESVWDMWDRAMEEGKAVTTAILLWFREQEKFADQPISYDTLIHCKLREAVAAAIGNRSYETGLPCDSGAEIRFADPIWSDAN, encoded by the coding sequence ATGCCGAATGTATGGACCCATTTCATTTTTGGGCAAAAGGTCTTGGATTCGATTGGCGAAAAACAATTAATTGCAGCTCCTTCGCTGAAACGGATGTTCAACATGGGCTGCCAGGGACCGGATTTCTTATTCTATCACCGTTTTCTTCCATGGCAAAAAGATAAGACAATGAACAGGCTGGGCAGCGAGATGCACAGCCGCCACTGCGGTCCCGTGCTTATGGACCTGCTGGATGCGGTAAGCCTGCACCCTTCGGACGATTCAAAGCCCAATCCCGCTTTGGTCTATACCTTGGGTTTCGTGCTGCATCACATTCTGGACCGAAACATGCATCCTTATGTTTTCAGCCGGTCCGGCTTCCGCAAATGGGATCACCAGCGATTCGAAGTGATGATGGATACGCTTATAGTGAGAAAGCTGATCGGGATCGAAACATGGAAAACGGAGGTTTGGCGCGAAATCAACAATGAGGGAGAGCTCCCGGACGTAATTGTGGATGCCTTTGAACAAATTACCGCTGTCCACTATCCCGAGCTTGCTTCTTATATCAGGCGCGAGCACTGGAGAATCGCGATGCGGGACATGATCCGTGCCCAGCGTTTATTTTATGATCCGACTGGAATCCGAAGAATGCTGACCTTCCGGAAAATCGAGCCGCTCGTCTATAAACGCGACATTCCGCCGCTTGATATTTTAAACGAATCGGCACGGCCTTGGCTGGATCCTACAGATGGGATACAGATGAAAAACGAGAGTGTCTGGGATATGTGGGATCGCGCGATGGAAGAAGGTAAAGCGGTTACAACGGCAATACTTCTTTGGTTCCGTGAACAAGAGAAATTCGCCGATCAGCCGATCAGCTATGATACTCTTATCCATTGCAAGCTTCGTGAAGCGGTCGCGGCAGCTATCGGCAACCGCTCCTACGAAACCGGGCTTCCCTGTGACAGCGGAGCAGAGATTCGATTTGCCGATCCCATCTGGTCAGACGCTAATTGA
- a CDS encoding chemotaxis protein CheX, translating to MKAEYINPFLESAKIVIEQMIQIRPATGHLGVKDVKFVENYIWIQIGLNGQMNGDIVFGLSEQVAMKIISAMMGGYVISEIDEMGRSAISELGNMISGNASTILFNQGIRVDITPPKVLHSAQSAGFATQKALTIPLIMDGIGELDIQVLIAS from the coding sequence GTGAAGGCGGAATATATTAATCCCTTCTTAGAGTCCGCTAAAATTGTCATCGAACAGATGATTCAAATTCGTCCGGCAACAGGACATCTGGGCGTAAAGGATGTTAAATTCGTTGAGAATTACATATGGATTCAGATTGGCCTCAACGGCCAAATGAACGGCGATATTGTATTTGGCTTAAGCGAGCAAGTAGCGATGAAGATCATTTCGGCGATGATGGGCGGTTACGTTATATCAGAAATTGACGAAATGGGCAGAAGTGCGATTTCCGAGCTTGGTAATATGATTAGCGGAAACGCGAGTACGATACTGTTTAATCAAGGCATTCGGGTCGATATCACCCCGCCTAAAGTCCTGCATTCGGCACAATCCGCAGGCTTTGCCACACAGAAAGCCCTTACAATTCCGCTGATTATGGATGGAATTGGCGAATTGGATATACAGGTCCTAATTGCATCGTAA
- a CDS encoding SDR family oxidoreductase, whose protein sequence is MIKGKIVFITGATSGIGEVTAKLLSARGAVPILTGRNERKLMAAAASITGRHGYYKLDVTDNEEVRRVIERAVSDFGRIDVLINNAGFGHFELFDDSPVERFASMMDTNYMGIVRCAKAVLPFMKRQGGGHIVNIASMAGKLSTPKTSGYAATKHAVLGLTNAMRSELAPMGIAVSAVNPGPIDTPFLQLADPEGTYSDSIRGYMLTPVKVAEAIVKVIERRTPEVDLPLWAAVGIRLYGLFPRLADRLAGRWLNRK, encoded by the coding sequence TTGATAAAGGGCAAAATTGTATTCATAACCGGAGCGACCAGCGGAATTGGGGAAGTAACTGCAAAACTGCTGTCCGCCCGCGGAGCGGTCCCGATTTTGACGGGAAGAAATGAGCGTAAGTTGATGGCTGCGGCTGCATCGATTACCGGCAGGCATGGTTATTATAAGCTTGATGTGACCGATAATGAAGAGGTCCGTCGGGTGATTGAACGGGCCGTGTCCGATTTTGGGAGAATCGATGTGCTGATTAATAATGCCGGTTTCGGCCATTTTGAGCTATTTGACGATTCGCCGGTTGAGCGTTTTGCGAGCATGATGGATACAAATTATATGGGCATTGTCCGCTGTGCGAAAGCAGTGCTTCCTTTTATGAAGCGGCAGGGCGGCGGCCATATCGTCAATATCGCTTCCATGGCGGGAAAGTTAAGCACTCCGAAAACGTCCGGCTATGCGGCCACAAAGCATGCCGTATTGGGTCTTACCAATGCGATGAGGTCGGAGCTGGCCCCGATGGGTATAGCGGTCTCGGCGGTCAACCCCGGTCCGATCGATACTCCTTTCCTTCAGCTGGCGGATCCCGAAGGGACATATTCCGACAGTATTCGCGGCTACATGCTCACACCGGTGAAGGTGGCGGAAGCCATTGTGAAGGTTATCGAAAGGCGTACGCCGGAGGTGGACCTGCCGTTATGGGCAGCGGTCGGGATTCGTCTTTATGGACTGTTTCCGCGTCTGGCCGATCGACTCGCAGGCCGGTGGCTTAATCGCAAATAA
- a CDS encoding DEAD/DEAH box helicase, producing MNATWETFGLHPQLTEALKINGIKTPTPVQEAAIPLLLEGRDVSAKSQTGTGKTLAYILPALQLVDVKNTAVQVMVLAPTQELAMQIFRVAENYGGELGIKVQQLIGGASMQRQVEKLKQHPHVVIGTPGRIHEIVTTGKLKLHHIRLMIIDEADQVFNLGSTKEVETLLKGMVRDRQIAFFSATRPLEMEKVEERWMSSPERVDVTEDYNALENVEHYYLVCDKRDKVDTARRLIRMLEPKSALLFINETDEIANYEAKFGYEGFTVETLYGDADKQRRAGTLARFREGRCQLLIATDIAARGLDIVDLPLVVHLDPALDADHYVHRSGRTGRMGKPGTVVSIVTQQQLFIMDKFRKQLGIDLRERTMYRGRLTEPGDLKGGRAVPQALRSDRNTATGGHADLTKSERQGGSPDVVGEPRTPVTGSRPLQTSGRQQGADTPRKQGQLFNGADAGQGGGKQKKPAKGGQAAQTRDKPAKSARERERDRKDKGAPKWLKAKRNDSAKSDD from the coding sequence ATGAACGCAACATGGGAAACTTTTGGGCTTCACCCGCAGCTGACGGAGGCGCTCAAGATAAACGGAATTAAAACGCCGACACCGGTGCAGGAAGCAGCTATCCCCCTGCTGCTGGAAGGTCGGGATGTGTCGGCGAAATCACAGACGGGAACGGGCAAGACTCTCGCATATATACTGCCGGCACTGCAGCTGGTCGACGTCAAGAATACAGCGGTTCAGGTAATGGTACTTGCGCCGACACAAGAGCTGGCCATGCAGATATTCCGCGTGGCGGAGAACTATGGCGGGGAATTAGGTATAAAAGTCCAGCAGCTGATAGGCGGGGCTTCGATGCAGCGGCAGGTTGAGAAATTAAAGCAGCATCCTCATGTCGTGATTGGAACGCCAGGGCGTATTCATGAGATTGTGACGACAGGCAAACTGAAACTTCATCATATTCGGCTAATGATCATCGATGAAGCGGATCAGGTGTTTAATCTCGGTTCTACCAAAGAAGTGGAAACGCTGCTTAAAGGAATGGTGAGGGACAGACAAATCGCGTTCTTCTCTGCAACCCGGCCGCTGGAGATGGAGAAAGTGGAAGAAAGGTGGATGAGCAGCCCCGAGCGGGTCGATGTTACAGAGGATTATAATGCGCTGGAGAATGTCGAGCATTATTACCTTGTTTGCGATAAGCGGGATAAAGTAGATACGGCAAGGCGGCTTATTCGGATGCTGGAGCCGAAATCAGCGCTTCTCTTTATTAACGAAACCGATGAGATCGCCAACTACGAAGCGAAATTCGGGTATGAGGGTTTTACGGTAGAGACCCTTTACGGGGATGCGGACAAACAGCGTCGCGCAGGTACGTTAGCCCGGTTTCGAGAAGGCCGATGCCAGCTGCTGATAGCAACTGACATTGCGGCGAGGGGACTTGATATCGTCGATTTGCCTCTTGTCGTACATCTGGATCCGGCGCTCGATGCAGACCACTACGTACACCGCTCGGGCCGCACCGGCCGCATGGGCAAGCCCGGCACCGTAGTGTCCATCGTAACTCAGCAGCAGTTGTTTATCATGGATAAATTCCGAAAGCAGCTGGGTATCGATCTGCGGGAGAGAACGATGTACCGCGGCCGCTTAACGGAACCAGGGGACCTAAAGGGCGGGCGCGCCGTTCCGCAAGCGCTCCGGAGCGATCGTAACACCGCAACCGGGGGACATGCCGACCTGACGAAGTCTGAACGGCAGGGCGGTTCCCCGGATGTTGTCGGGGAACCGCGTACACCTGTAACCGGCAGTCGCCCGTTGCAGACTAGCGGCCGGCAGCAGGGGGCAGATACCCCAAGAAAGCAGGGGCAATTGTTTAACGGTGCAGATGCCGGGCAAGGCGGCGGCAAGCAGAAGAAGCCGGCGAAAGGCGGACAAGCCGCGCAAACCCGAGACAAACCGGCCAAATCAGCGCGGGAGAGGGAACGAGACCGTAAAGACAAGGGCGCGCCGAAGTGGCTGAAGGCCAAGCGCAATGACAGCGCTAAGAGCGATGACTAA